In one window of Chryseobacterium phocaeense DNA:
- the tamL gene encoding translocation and assembly module lipoprotein TamL gives MKSRFNIYWKYVFASGFAAVSFSCSNTKYLKEGQMLYTGAEVKILNDSLPKKEKNELKTALEENLVPKPNSSILGLRPKLYFYNIAKEPKKEKGFNYWLKYKVGEKPVLLGDVDREFNRQIIENYSENKGYFNAKATYDTVSKNKKAQVIYTLRPGSRYLVSNVKFQQDSSLVNKEIQDLTGKTLLKSGKPFDLDVIKNERERIDNGLKERGFYYFSPDNILVQADSTVSKNHKVELNVKLKDDIPDLATKQFSIDKVIVFPNYNIQDVKRGKYNVPMNPDSLSKYAYNDIYVIDPQHKFKPKIFDRALYFKKGDLYNRSNHNLTLNRLISLGVFKFVKNEFIVSDSLNNHFDAYYLLTPRQIQSLRLEALGRTNSANYAGSELNLNWTHRNFFRGAEQFKASIYGAFDFQMGGQENAKNLFRAGSNVQLSIPRIVAPFRFNSSSAFVPRTNINLGFEFQNRTEYYTLNTFSASFGYLWKENVRKEHELKVLDVTLVSPTNVTPLYESLAAKSDAMRRVVQKQLIFGPTYSYTYTNTMLSKPTTIYYKGTLDLAGNITGLVTGANVEKGKEKKIFGIPFSQYARIENDFRLYHKFTEKTSLATRFIGGIAYPYGNSEFIPFSKQFFAGGSNSIRAFRARTLGPGSFDPRNIERGTLIDQSGDIKLELNAEYRANIYKFLNVAAFVDAGNIWLINEDKERPGAKFSKDFLDEIAVGAGVGLRLDFSILILRLDLAMPLRVPYYEKGDRWAFDRINFGDSSWRKDNLVLNIAIGYPF, from the coding sequence ATGAAAAGTAGATTTAATATATATTGGAAATATGTGTTCGCTTCAGGATTTGCCGCTGTCAGTTTTTCTTGCAGCAATACGAAATACCTGAAGGAAGGCCAGATGCTTTACACAGGAGCGGAAGTAAAAATTCTAAACGACAGTCTTCCGAAAAAAGAAAAAAATGAGCTTAAAACAGCACTTGAGGAAAATCTGGTTCCCAAACCCAATTCTTCTATTTTAGGTTTGCGCCCCAAACTCTATTTCTATAATATTGCCAAAGAACCGAAAAAAGAAAAAGGTTTTAATTACTGGCTGAAATACAAAGTTGGCGAAAAACCTGTTTTGCTGGGAGATGTAGACCGCGAATTTAACAGACAGATCATTGAAAACTATTCTGAAAACAAGGGCTATTTCAATGCAAAAGCCACCTACGACACCGTTTCCAAAAATAAAAAGGCTCAGGTTATTTATACCCTGAGACCCGGATCAAGATATCTGGTGAGTAATGTTAAGTTCCAGCAGGATTCCTCGCTGGTGAATAAAGAAATCCAGGATTTAACCGGTAAAACACTGCTTAAATCAGGAAAACCTTTTGACCTTGACGTTATTAAAAACGAAAGAGAGCGTATCGATAACGGTCTGAAAGAAAGAGGATTCTACTATTTCAGTCCGGACAATATCCTTGTTCAGGCGGACAGTACGGTGAGTAAAAACCATAAGGTAGAGCTTAACGTAAAATTAAAAGATGATATTCCCGATCTGGCCACCAAGCAGTTCAGCATAGATAAGGTGATCGTATTTCCGAATTATAATATTCAGGACGTAAAAAGAGGAAAATATAACGTTCCGATGAATCCGGACTCGCTTTCCAAGTATGCTTATAACGACATTTATGTGATTGACCCGCAGCATAAATTCAAACCAAAGATTTTTGACAGGGCTTTGTATTTTAAGAAAGGGGATTTATACAACCGATCCAATCATAATCTTACCCTTAACCGGCTGATAAGTTTAGGAGTTTTCAAATTTGTAAAAAATGAATTCATTGTTTCAGATTCATTAAATAATCATTTTGATGCGTACTATTTACTGACCCCAAGACAAATCCAGTCGCTCAGGCTGGAAGCCTTGGGAAGAACCAATTCCGCCAATTATGCCGGAAGCGAATTAAACCTGAACTGGACCCACCGGAATTTCTTTAGGGGAGCAGAGCAGTTTAAGGCATCTATTTACGGAGCGTTTGATTTTCAGATGGGCGGGCAGGAAAATGCCAAGAATCTGTTCCGTGCGGGAAGTAATGTTCAGCTTTCGATTCCAAGGATTGTAGCGCCTTTTCGTTTCAATTCTTCGAGTGCTTTTGTTCCGAGAACAAACATCAATCTGGGATTTGAATTCCAGAACCGGACAGAATATTATACTCTTAATACGTTCAGTGCATCATTTGGCTATCTGTGGAAAGAGAATGTGAGAAAGGAGCACGAACTGAAGGTTCTTGATGTTACCTTAGTTTCTCCTACCAATGTTACACCATTATATGAATCACTAGCGGCTAAGAGCGATGCGATGAGAAGAGTTGTTCAGAAACAGCTTATTTTCGGGCCTACTTATTCCTATACGTATACCAACACCATGCTCTCCAAGCCAACTACTATTTATTATAAAGGAACATTAGATTTAGCAGGAAATATCACGGGTCTTGTAACCGGTGCCAATGTTGAGAAAGGAAAGGAAAAAAAGATTTTCGGAATCCCTTTCAGTCAATATGCCAGAATAGAAAATGACTTCAGATTGTATCACAAATTTACAGAGAAGACTTCACTGGCCACCAGATTTATCGGCGGGATTGCCTATCCGTATGGAAATTCTGAATTTATCCCTTTTTCCAAGCAGTTTTTCGCTGGGGGTAGCAACAGTATTCGTGCTTTCCGAGCGAGAACTTTAGGACCGGGAAGTTTTGATCCCCGGAATATTGAAAGAGGAACTTTAATAGATCAGTCCGGAGATATTAAACTGGAGCTGAATGCCGAATACCGGGCTAATATCTATAAATTCCTCAATGTTGCGGCTTTTGTTGATGCCGGAAATATCTGGCTGATCAATGAAGATAAAGAAAGACCGGGAGCCAAATTTTCAAAAGATTTTCTGGATGAAATTGCAGTGGGCGCCGGAGTTGGTCTGAGACTTGATTTCTCTATTTTAATTTTAAGGCTGGATCTGGCCATGCCGTTGCGGGTTCCTTATTATGAAAAGGGAGACCGGTGGGCGTTTGACAGGATTAATTTTGGAGATTCAAGCTGGAGAAAAGATAATTTAGTTTTAAATATAGCCATCGGATATCCTTTCTAA
- a CDS encoding YihY/virulence factor BrkB family protein, protein MINNIKFFWEVLKDTFTEWNDSSASKDSASLAYYAIFSIPGLLIIIIWIAGNFFGEEAIRGEISRQISGIMGTEVSKSIENMIAGALIDKQNIFMKAVGIGSLVFGSTTLFFQLQHSLNSLWDVQSAPKKAFVKFLLDRANSLGMILILGFLLMITMILSSMISVFNKLITQYFGLETYVLLEFVNFAVGFGFVMLLFALMFKVLPDVKVSWKPVWKGAFLTAILFTLGKFLLSLYFGTAKPTSAFGTAGTVILIMMWINYSCMLVFFGAEFTKVYAYKKGYTISPSKHAKWSDAKLYEDSRRKNEEVS, encoded by the coding sequence ATGATTAATAATATTAAATTTTTCTGGGAAGTTCTTAAAGACACTTTCACTGAATGGAATGATTCTTCCGCGTCAAAAGACTCGGCTAGCTTAGCGTATTATGCCATCTTTTCCATTCCGGGACTTTTGATTATTATCATCTGGATCGCCGGAAATTTTTTCGGTGAAGAAGCGATCCGTGGGGAGATCAGCCGGCAGATCAGCGGTATTATGGGAACGGAAGTCTCCAAAAGCATTGAAAATATGATTGCCGGAGCTCTGATTGACAAACAGAATATCTTTATGAAAGCTGTGGGGATCGGTTCTCTGGTTTTCGGTTCTACAACCCTGTTTTTTCAGCTGCAGCATTCTTTAAACAGTCTTTGGGATGTGCAGTCGGCGCCTAAAAAGGCTTTCGTTAAATTCCTTCTTGACCGGGCCAATTCATTAGGAATGATCCTTATTCTCGGGTTCCTGCTGATGATCACCATGATCCTGTCTTCCATGATCAGTGTTTTCAATAAATTGATTACGCAATATTTTGGGCTGGAAACCTATGTATTGCTGGAATTTGTGAATTTTGCAGTAGGTTTCGGATTCGTGATGCTGCTTTTTGCGCTGATGTTTAAAGTCCTTCCGGATGTAAAAGTCAGCTGGAAACCTGTGTGGAAAGGAGCATTTCTGACTGCTATTCTGTTTACACTGGGAAAATTTCTGTTGAGCCTGTATTTCGGAACGGCAAAACCTACTTCTGCTTTTGGAACGGCGGGAACTGTGATCTTAATTATGATGTGGATCAATTATTCCTGTATGCTGGTTTTCTTCGGTGCCGAATTTACCAAAGTCTATGCTTATAAAAAGGGGTATACCATCAGCCCTTCAAAACACGCAAAATGGAGTGATGCAAAGCTGTATGAGGATAGCAGGAGAAAGAATGAAGAGGTTTCCTAA
- the argS gene encoding arginine--tRNA ligase, producing the protein MNIKDTIEKKLSEVILNVYQLKEINLEIQENKTEFEGDFTIVTFPLVKQLKKNPERIGVELGEALTEQSDLFESFNVVKGFLNVKVKNQLFVDNFRSVTNDFDTIEKKNSTVMVEYSSPNTNKPLHLGHIRNNLLGFSVAQILKEAGYDVIKTQIINDRGIHICKSMLAWEKFGHGETPEITHTKGDKFVGNYYVEFDKNYKKEIAELVGQGLEEEQAKKEAPLIKEAQKMLLDWENGDQKVRDLWNEMNSWVYKGFNETYQRLGVDFDQVQYESNTYILGKDLIQEGLDKGVLYQKEDGSVWCDLTDEGLDQKLLLRSDGTSVYMTQDLGTAVERFKTGNVQKLIYTVGNEQDYHFQVLFNILKKLGYSWADQLFHLSYGMVELPEGKMKSREGTVVDADDLMAEMYETARLKTEEIGRLEGFSDEAKAVSYEIIGMGALKYFMLKVDPKKKMLFNPKESIEFNGNTGPFIQYTYARIQSLLAKAEYKYAEVSEVALNQYEKELIMLLANYKNIVEKAAEALSPALVANYVYDLVKSYNSFYQNQPVQIVKLEDETLKQFRLNLSDLTARTVKKSLELLGIGTVDRM; encoded by the coding sequence ATGAATATAAAAGATACTATAGAAAAGAAACTTTCGGAGGTTATTCTGAATGTATATCAGCTGAAAGAAATTAATCTTGAAATTCAGGAAAACAAAACTGAATTTGAGGGCGATTTTACCATTGTGACCTTTCCGCTGGTAAAACAACTGAAGAAAAATCCGGAACGTATCGGTGTTGAATTAGGAGAAGCTTTAACGGAGCAGTCTGACCTGTTTGAAAGCTTTAATGTAGTAAAAGGTTTCCTTAACGTTAAGGTGAAAAATCAATTGTTTGTAGACAATTTCAGATCCGTAACGAATGATTTTGACACCATAGAAAAGAAGAATTCTACGGTCATGGTGGAATATTCTTCTCCAAACACCAATAAACCGCTTCACCTGGGACACATCAGAAATAATTTATTAGGATTTTCTGTAGCCCAGATCTTAAAAGAAGCAGGTTATGATGTAATTAAAACCCAGATCATCAATGATAGAGGGATTCACATCTGTAAGTCGATGCTGGCATGGGAGAAGTTCGGGCATGGAGAAACTCCGGAAATCACCCATACAAAAGGAGATAAGTTTGTAGGAAATTATTACGTAGAATTTGATAAAAACTACAAAAAAGAAATCGCTGAGCTTGTCGGTCAGGGACTAGAGGAGGAACAGGCTAAAAAAGAAGCCCCATTGATCAAAGAAGCACAGAAAATGCTTTTGGATTGGGAAAACGGAGACCAGAAAGTAAGAGATCTCTGGAACGAAATGAACTCATGGGTTTATAAAGGTTTTAATGAAACATACCAGAGACTTGGAGTGGATTTTGACCAGGTTCAGTATGAAAGCAATACTTATATTTTAGGAAAAGACCTGATCCAGGAGGGTCTGGATAAAGGTGTCCTGTACCAAAAAGAAGACGGTTCGGTTTGGTGTGACCTTACCGATGAAGGTCTGGATCAGAAATTATTGTTGCGTTCAGACGGTACTTCCGTTTATATGACCCAGGATCTGGGGACAGCTGTTGAACGTTTTAAAACAGGTAACGTTCAGAAACTGATCTATACCGTTGGAAACGAGCAGGACTATCACTTCCAGGTTTTATTTAATATTCTGAAAAAATTAGGCTATTCATGGGCAGATCAGTTATTCCATTTATCATATGGAATGGTAGAGCTTCCTGAAGGAAAAATGAAATCCCGTGAAGGAACGGTGGTGGATGCGGATGATCTGATGGCAGAAATGTATGAAACAGCTCGTTTGAAAACAGAGGAAATAGGTAGGCTCGAAGGATTTTCCGATGAAGCCAAAGCCGTATCTTATGAAATCATCGGCATGGGAGCATTGAAATACTTCATGCTGAAAGTAGATCCCAAGAAAAAAATGTTGTTTAATCCAAAGGAAAGTATTGAATTTAACGGAAACACGGGTCCGTTTATCCAATATACCTATGCACGTATCCAGTCTTTGCTGGCGAAAGCGGAATATAAATATGCAGAAGTTTCAGAGGTTGCTTTAAACCAATATGAAAAAGAACTGATCATGTTGTTGGCCAACTATAAAAATATTGTTGAGAAAGCTGCAGAAGCTTTAAGTCCTGCATTGGTGGCCAATTACGTGTATGATCTGGTGAAATCTTACAACTCATTTTATCAGAATCAACCGGTTCAGATTGTGAAACTTGAAGATGAAACTTTAAAACAATTCCGTCTGAATTTGTCAGATCTTACCGCCAGAACGGTGAAAAAGTCATTAGAACTGCTCGGCATCGGAACTGTAGACCGAATGTAA
- a CDS encoding SusD/RagB family nutrient-binding outer membrane lipoprotein translates to MKKYIITSILALLFVGCSTTDDVNLDDHAFYNTTQESLLTYAQKELSDYMNTPSVNENNFRLTMQYWTETIYVNESNYDFTNRNVSNNVWTDNYVNVLKNLDQAEGIINAYVPAPSELTTWPGKKKNQLAIISMMKIYTYQVLVDTFGDIPYTQALNIDAYPLPKYDKAADIYADLITKLKKNISDLDSSQKAFGRGDIFYYDPSPTIDGSDIVKWERFGNSLLLKLGIALADVNPGLAQTTVNQAITGGVMTSSGDNCQFKYLGASPNENPMFQETGSRNDFIAGKTLVDFMNTNNDARISSYYTDIDGDYIGQVIGTPGEFEEFSNAGDFAYTATTPGMILSYTEVLFYRAEAAARWGIGGTPATLYADAITSSFTHWGASGAAAYIAAHPYNAANWKKSIGEQAWVAMYNQAITSWNFFRRLDYPQLVAPSTAIPNADGKVPVRLQYPAAEATTNGSNYAAASAAIGGDKLTTKIFWDIN, encoded by the coding sequence ATGAAAAAATATATAATAACATCAATATTAGCACTTTTGTTTGTAGGATGTTCAACGACTGACGATGTCAATCTGGATGACCATGCATTTTATAATACAACACAGGAGTCCCTGCTTACCTACGCACAGAAAGAGCTTAGTGATTATATGAACACGCCTAGTGTGAATGAAAATAACTTTAGGCTAACCATGCAATACTGGACGGAAACTATTTACGTAAATGAAAGTAACTATGACTTTACAAACAGAAATGTTTCTAACAATGTATGGACTGATAATTATGTGAATGTACTGAAAAATTTAGATCAGGCAGAGGGTATAATTAATGCTTATGTACCTGCTCCTTCAGAGCTTACTACATGGCCTGGTAAAAAGAAAAACCAGCTGGCTATAATTAGCATGATGAAAATCTACACCTATCAGGTTCTGGTAGATACGTTTGGTGATATACCTTACACTCAGGCATTAAATATAGACGCATATCCACTTCCGAAATATGATAAAGCTGCTGATATATATGCTGACTTAATTACTAAACTGAAAAAAAATATTTCAGATCTTGATTCGTCGCAAAAAGCCTTTGGTAGAGGCGATATCTTTTATTATGATCCTTCTCCGACTATCGATGGATCAGATATAGTTAAATGGGAACGTTTTGGAAATTCATTGCTTTTGAAATTAGGAATTGCATTAGCTGACGTTAATCCAGGTCTGGCCCAAACTACCGTAAATCAAGCTATAACAGGTGGTGTAATGACTTCATCAGGTGATAATTGCCAATTCAAATATTTAGGAGCTTCTCCAAATGAAAACCCTATGTTCCAGGAAACTGGTTCCAGAAATGACTTTATTGCTGGAAAGACCCTGGTTGATTTTATGAATACTAATAATGATGCAAGAATCAGTTCTTATTATACAGATATAGATGGAGATTATATCGGGCAGGTTATTGGAACCCCTGGAGAATTTGAGGAGTTCTCAAATGCAGGAGACTTCGCCTATACAGCTACTACACCTGGAATGATTCTGAGCTATACGGAAGTGCTATTCTATCGTGCTGAAGCTGCAGCAAGATGGGGCATTGGAGGCACTCCTGCTACATTATATGCTGATGCTATTACCTCATCTTTTACCCATTGGGGAGCTTCTGGTGCGGCTGCATATATTGCTGCACACCCATACAATGCTGCAAACTGGAAAAAATCCATTGGAGAGCAGGCTTGGGTTGCTATGTATAATCAGGCAATAACTTCATGGAATTTCTTCCGAAGACTAGATTATCCTCAATTGGTTGCCCCTTCAACAGCAATACCAAATGCAGATGGAAAAGTTCCGGTAAGACTTCAGTATCCTGCAGCAGAAGCTACTACAAACGGTAGTAATTATGCTGCTGCAAGTGCTGCAATTGGTGGAGATAAGCTAACCACAAAAATTTTCTGGGATATCAACTAA
- a CDS encoding SusC/RagA family TonB-linked outer membrane protein, whose amino-acid sequence MKKLTTSLLVLVLSSSVAIANAQQQNDTVKTKEIEGVVVTALGIKREKRSLGYATQEVKGDAVNKNPTTNFLNNLSGKVAGLEIKQSTNFGGSINVVTRGYKSLLGDNQALFVVDGVPIMNKNINTSNQATGGGGYDYGNSVSDINPNDIETINVLKGAAATALYGSRAQNGAIIITTKRGKKNKEGIGMEFSSSITMSTIDKSTFPEYQTEYGQGYTGRSFSAALYQGSPRVAFGNDASYGSPYDGSMVWQYGAFIPGSPTEGQRTPWKMAKNGPIEFFNTGATYVNSLAFSGGNDQATYRLSYTNTDASDIMPNSSLSKNNFSGNASYKLTDKLTANLYANYITQKTVGRNSTGYNDNIMTNFRQWWATNVDIKDLQHLYNSFRKNYTWNMQSPTNLTPAFWDNPYFQRYENYQNDSRDRFAGNFSLSYDVNKDINLLVRMGRDGYTMITEDRKAVGSYIGNDFGLNGTVDQPSGYATSQYKFSETNYDFIGTYKKNITDDFNVNVLLGGNVNVQKTYSNQQSTSGGLYIPGIYTVANSNSSPVRPLISDVSKYVYGVFGQISLGYKNTYYLEGTYRRDQSTALPTNDAVYWYPSLSASVVFSNLLKANWLNFGKIRAAYAEVGSDTAADQLLNRYFSQPSYGDIPIYAYNTTLRNFELKSQGLKNIELGIEARMFNNRVGFDVAWFQNKAFDQILPLPVSFANGALAKTQNAGELTTKGFEVSLNVTPIKTTNFSWDLSLNWSNPWTKVTALAPGIENITVGRSQGGVSINAPLNGDYGSIWTSDYVYDSNGQRIVGENGAYLVTDTPTYNQGSFQADWTAGMNNTINYKNLSLSFLIDWRKGGKVYSLDQFYGYGTGVYPDSVGYNDLGNPIRNTLANGGGVILPGVMENPMSPGTYIPNTIRLDRSQSSQVLGTDLPGAAYVYDASFIKLREVAITYRFSKEFFNSNFIQGMSVSLIGNNLWIMHKNLPYSDPEAGLSSGNIQGYQSGPMPATRNISFNVKINF is encoded by the coding sequence ATGAAGAAACTAACAACAAGTCTGCTTGTTTTGGTATTGTCCTCATCTGTTGCCATTGCCAATGCTCAACAGCAGAATGATACCGTAAAAACAAAAGAAATTGAGGGGGTAGTAGTAACTGCTCTCGGAATCAAAAGAGAAAAGAGATCTCTGGGTTATGCAACCCAGGAAGTGAAAGGGGATGCTGTCAATAAGAACCCCACCACTAACTTCTTAAATAACCTATCTGGTAAAGTAGCGGGGTTAGAAATCAAACAGAGTACCAACTTTGGTGGTTCTATCAATGTCGTTACGAGAGGATACAAATCTTTATTGGGTGATAACCAGGCACTTTTTGTGGTGGATGGTGTACCTATTATGAATAAAAATATCAACACTTCAAATCAGGCCACTGGTGGAGGAGGTTATGATTATGGAAACTCTGTATCTGATATCAACCCAAATGATATTGAAACCATTAACGTGCTTAAAGGAGCAGCTGCAACAGCTTTATATGGTTCCAGAGCGCAGAATGGTGCAATAATCATTACTACCAAAAGAGGTAAGAAAAATAAAGAAGGAATCGGAATGGAGTTCTCCTCTTCGATTACCATGTCTACAATAGATAAATCAACATTCCCGGAATATCAGACAGAATATGGACAAGGATATACCGGAAGAAGTTTCAGTGCAGCGCTGTATCAGGGAAGCCCGAGAGTAGCTTTTGGAAATGATGCTTCCTATGGTTCTCCTTATGATGGTTCAATGGTTTGGCAGTATGGAGCGTTCATTCCCGGCTCACCAACCGAAGGACAAAGAACACCATGGAAAATGGCTAAAAACGGGCCTATTGAGTTTTTCAATACGGGAGCAACTTATGTAAACAGTTTAGCATTTAGTGGAGGAAATGATCAGGCAACCTATCGTCTAAGTTATACCAACACAGATGCTTCCGATATCATGCCTAACAGTTCATTAAGCAAGAATAATTTTAGTGGAAATGCATCTTATAAGCTAACGGATAAATTAACTGCTAATTTATACGCCAATTATATTACTCAAAAGACCGTCGGAAGAAACAGTACCGGTTATAATGATAATATAATGACCAATTTCAGACAATGGTGGGCTACCAACGTAGATATTAAAGATCTGCAGCATCTGTATAATTCTTTCAGAAAGAATTATACATGGAACATGCAAAGTCCAACAAATTTGACCCCGGCTTTCTGGGATAATCCATATTTTCAGAGATATGAAAACTATCAGAATGACTCACGCGACAGATTCGCAGGAAACTTCAGCTTAAGCTATGACGTAAATAAAGACATTAACCTATTGGTAAGAATGGGTAGAGATGGATATACCATGATTACGGAAGATAGAAAGGCTGTTGGATCATATATTGGAAATGACTTTGGTTTAAACGGAACCGTTGACCAACCTTCAGGATATGCTACAAGTCAGTACAAGTTTTCTGAAACCAATTATGATTTCATTGGTACCTACAAGAAAAATATTACCGATGATTTTAATGTGAATGTATTATTAGGAGGGAATGTTAACGTACAAAAAACATATTCTAATCAACAATCAACTTCAGGGGGATTATATATTCCTGGAATTTATACAGTTGCCAACTCAAACTCTTCACCGGTTAGACCTTTAATTTCGGACGTTTCGAAATATGTTTACGGAGTTTTTGGTCAGATTTCCTTAGGGTATAAAAATACCTATTATTTGGAAGGAACATACAGAAGAGACCAGTCTACGGCGCTTCCTACGAATGATGCAGTATACTGGTATCCATCATTATCTGCCAGTGTTGTCTTCTCAAATTTACTGAAAGCAAACTGGCTGAACTTCGGTAAGATCAGGGCAGCATACGCAGAAGTAGGATCAGATACTGCAGCAGATCAGTTATTGAACAGATACTTCTCACAGCCTTCTTACGGAGATATCCCGATTTATGCATACAATACCACTTTGAGAAACTTTGAGCTTAAATCACAGGGGCTTAAAAATATAGAACTTGGTATTGAAGCAAGAATGTTTAACAACCGGGTAGGCTTTGATGTTGCCTGGTTCCAGAATAAAGCATTTGACCAGATATTACCGCTACCGGTTTCTTTCGCGAATGGTGCATTGGCTAAAACACAAAATGCCGGAGAGCTTACTACAAAAGGTTTTGAAGTATCCCTTAATGTAACGCCTATTAAAACAACCAATTTTTCCTGGGATCTGAGTTTAAACTGGTCTAATCCATGGACGAAAGTTACAGCACTTGCTCCTGGTATTGAGAATATTACAGTGGGTAGATCACAGGGAGGGGTTAGTATTAACGCGCCTCTTAATGGAGATTATGGTTCAATATGGACATCTGATTATGTATATGATTCAAACGGACAACGTATTGTTGGAGAAAACGGAGCTTATCTCGTAACAGATACTCCTACCTATAACCAGGGCAGCTTCCAGGCTGACTGGACTGCTGGTATGAATAACACCATCAATTATAAAAATTTATCATTAAGTTTCCTGATTGACTGGAGAAAAGGTGGAAAAGTATATTCTCTTGACCAGTTTTACGGCTATGGAACCGGGGTATATCCTGATTCAGTAGGGTATAACGATTTAGGAAATCCAATCAGAAATACTTTAGCCAACGGAGGAGGTGTGATTTTGCCGGGGGTAATGGAAAATCCAATGAGTCCGGGAACTTATATTCCGAATACAATCAGACTTGACAGATCACAATCCAGCCAGGTTTTAGGTACAGATCTTCCGGGAGCTGCTTATGTGTATGATGCAAGCTTCATCAAATTGAGAGAAGTAGCCATAACCTACAGATTCAGTAAAGAATTTTTTAATTCTAACTTTATACAGGGAATGTCTGTAAGTTTAATTGGGAATAACCTATGGATCATGCATAAAAACCTTCCTTACTCTGATCCGGAAGCAGGATTGTCTTCAGGAAATATTCAGGGATATCAGTCTGGTCCTATGCCGGCTACAAGAAACATTTCATTTAATGTAAAAATTAACTTCTAA
- a CDS encoding SusD/RagB family nutrient-binding outer membrane lipoprotein encodes MKNIIKIGLVSACVGLSLISCQSDLTSLNEDPKHPSVLPSENLLSTALYQSSYYMDNPNVNFNNYRFFTQQWAETQYPDETQYNLITRNQPRNHFNRMYVYSLNNLRQAKANLKSEVETEDVRANKLATLEIEEIFIWENLVDTYGDIPYSEAFKPDEIITPKYDDAKTIYLDLIKRINDVIATIKPSVKGYSGDLVYAGDMAKWTKFANSVKLRLGMNLADVDPVLSKATVESAIAGGVISSEAEAYKFKYDGNTFSNPVFDNLVASNRNDFIPSEIVVNTMKNLSDPRMDMWFTKVNGVYKGGVFGELNDPYTNFSQLGDYFRSATSASNLLSYAEVAFLKAEAAARNYSVGGTAEQLYAEAVKASMTENGVSSAAAAAYVIANPYNAANWKQSIGVQAWIAMFNKGFASWNFTRRLDNPVLINPPKSNLSSVPYRMPYSDQEYVLNGANVNAAASKIGGDKATTKLFWDKF; translated from the coding sequence ATGAAAAATATTATAAAAATAGGCTTGGTATCTGCATGTGTTGGTTTAAGCTTAATCTCATGTCAAAGTGATCTAACTTCACTTAATGAAGATCCTAAGCACCCATCGGTACTGCCTTCTGAGAACTTATTAAGTACTGCGTTGTATCAGTCATCCTATTATATGGATAACCCTAATGTAAATTTCAATAATTACAGATTTTTTACGCAGCAGTGGGCTGAAACCCAGTATCCGGATGAGACGCAGTATAACCTGATTACCAGAAACCAGCCAAGGAACCACTTTAACAGAATGTATGTTTACAGTCTTAATAACCTGAGACAGGCAAAAGCCAATCTGAAAAGCGAAGTGGAGACTGAGGATGTAAGAGCAAATAAGCTGGCAACGCTGGAAATAGAAGAAATTTTTATTTGGGAAAACCTTGTGGATACGTACGGAGACATCCCTTATTCAGAAGCCTTCAAACCGGATGAGATTATCACTCCGAAGTATGACGATGCCAAAACAATTTATCTTGATTTAATTAAGAGAATCAATGATGTAATTGCAACCATTAAACCAAGTGTTAAAGGTTATTCCGGGGATTTGGTGTATGCAGGAGATATGGCAAAATGGACAAAATTTGCCAACTCTGTAAAATTAAGACTTGGGATGAACCTGGCTGATGTGGATCCTGTCTTATCAAAAGCTACTGTTGAATCTGCCATTGCCGGCGGTGTTATTTCTTCTGAAGCAGAAGCGTACAAGTTTAAATATGATGGGAATACATTTTCAAATCCTGTTTTTGACAATCTCGTAGCTTCCAATAGAAATGACTTTATACCGAGTGAAATAGTCGTTAATACGATGAAGAACTTATCAGACCCAAGGATGGATATGTGGTTTACAAAAGTGAACGGAGTTTATAAAGGTGGTGTTTTTGGAGAATTGAATGACCCTTATACTAACTTTTCGCAGCTGGGAGATTATTTCAGATCCGCTACCAGCGCATCTAACCTGTTAAGCTACGCAGAGGTAGCATTCCTTAAAGCTGAGGCGGCAGCCAGAAATTATTCTGTTGGAGGAACCGCGGAACAGCTTTATGCGGAAGCTGTTAAAGCATCAATGACTGAGAATGGAGTGAGTTCGGCAGCTGCAGCAGCCTACGTGATAGCTAATCCTTATAATGCTGCCAATTGGAAGCAGTCTATTGGAGTGCAGGCCTGGATCGCCATGTTTAATAAAGGTTTTGCCAGCTGGAATTTTACCAGACGTCTTGATAATCCTGTACTTATTAATCCTCCAAAATCTAATTTATCTTCTGTACCGTACAGAATGCCGTATTCTGACCAGGAGTACGTGCTGAATGGAGCAAATGTTAATGCAGCCGCCAGTAAAATTGGAGGTGATAAAGCAACAACAAAATTGTTCTGGGATAAATTTTAA